One Archangium violaceum genomic window, GCGTGCGAGGGCCTCGTGCCACCCCGCGGGCTGCGGTCTGACCAGCATCAGCCGGACGCGCTCGGGACGCAGGTAGGTGCGCAGGTAATCGGCCAGTTCCGTCTCGGAGGTGATGAGGGTCTGAATCTGCTGCCGCTGGATGTTGATGTGATCCGGCCGACCCGTTGCACGCAGGGTCATGGCCATGTGGTCGGTGGGAATTTTTTTCGCCAACTCCTGGAGGAGTTGGTTTCCGTACGCGGCAAGTGCGCGTCTCGCATGGTCGATGCTGTCCGGGCTCAACACGCGAGCGAGCCTTTCCTGGACCCGTCGCACGAGCGCCTGCGCCTCATCCGTGTCTCGAACGTCCACCTGCGCGGCGAGCAGCATCATGCCATCCGTCATGTGGTCCTTGACCTCGAAATGGAGGACCCGGGGAGAGGCTTCGAGCTCTCTTCGCAACACTTCCTCGAACAGGGCTCGGGTGAACTGGAAATGGAAGACCTTTCCCGAGAAGACGCCGGGCATCGTCCAGGCCATGTACAGACGTGGAGACTGCACGGGCCCTTCCAGCTGCACCATGGGAGTACCGGGAGGCGGCTCCTGGGGAATGGGAGGTGCGATGCGCCGCACCGGGGGAACAGGCGTGGATGCATCCGTTCCGGTGAGGCCCACGAAGGCCTGCGCCACTTCGAACTTCGCATCCGTGGCGGACAGGGGGCCGGCCACCACCACCACGGCGTGGGCGGGGGTGTAGTGTTGTTTGACGAAGGCGCGCACGTCCTCCAGGGTGAGGCGCTCGACCGACTCGGGAGTGCCCATGGGGACACGGCCATAGGGATGGCCTGGCAGCAGTCGCTCGTACAGCCACCACGTCATGATGCCACCGGGGAGGTCCTGCTGGCGCAGCCTCTCCGCGAGCAGGCTGCGCTGGTGCAGGAATTCGGCCTCGGTGAGCTGGCCCAGGGGGTCTTTCATCCGCTGTGCCTCCACCGACAGCACCCGTGAGAGCTTTTCCGGGGGAATCGTGAGGATGAAATCCGTGGTGTCATGGGTGAAGGAGGGGTGGATTCGAGCGCCTTCGAATTCCAATTGCGGCTGGAGTGGCAGGGACGGGTGCTTCTGGTGGCGCGTGAGGGTGAGAAAGGCGGACAGGTGCGCCAGACCCTCCTTGCCCGCGGGGTCATCCGTGGCGCCCACCCGGTAGGACACGGTCATGGAGACCTCGGCGGCACCGGGGACTTCATTCACCAGCAAGCGCATCCCACTGGGGTACGTCACGAAGGCACCCCGGACGGCGGGGGGCTCCAGCGGTGGCTCGCTCCGAGAGGACGAGGAGGTCGCGCAGCCCGAGGGGACGAGCAGCAGCAGGACGGCGGTGAGCATCATCCAGACGAGCCGGGCCGCGGTACGGGAGCGGGGGCTGGGACGAACTTTCATGATGGAGAGTCCAGGGTTGATTCCGTGTTTCACGGAAGTGGGTGGCTACCCCCTGGAGCAGAAAATCCAGCCGGTGGTTACAGCGGGAAGGGTGACAGTTCTGTGAATGGCCGGGCCGGGCGCTCGTGCATGACCTGGAAGGTGTTGCCGAGATGTCACTGGCCGTCACGGGTTGTATTTCGTCGCTTCTCGAGTCATCTATGGGGAAAAGAGCTGGAGGCGATGGGCTCTTCTCTGCGGCATACACAGGCGCGGGCCCGTATTGCAGCAGGAGGGGATTATTCCCTGGCGGTGCGTCCGGATGGCACGGTCTGGGCAGCGGGCAATAACAACAATGGTCAACTGGGGGATGGGACCACGACCAGCAGCCCCACGCCGGTGCAGGTGAAAGGATTGAACGGGGTGGTGGCCATGGCGGCAGGGGTAGCCACTCGCTGGCGGTGAGCTCCGACGGCACCGTGTGGGCCTGGGGCGACAACGGCGCCGGCCAGCTCGGCAATCAAAACCCTCCGCTCGTCCCCACCCCCGTTCGCTCCCTGCTGTAGGCGGTGAGCGCGACGCGCGGGCGCCCTGGAGCCCGCGCGGGTCCCCTTCTCCGTCGTCTATACGACTCTTTCGTTGAAAAACAAGCAATCTATGTTTTAATTGAATTTCATGGGTGTGCTTGAATCCTGACACTCCAGGAGGATGCGTACCCGATGGAATCATTCAAGAAGCTACTTCGGCGATGTGGCACGGCAGCCGTCGTCACGGGGGTGGTATTCGCCGCCCCCTCCGCGCTCGCGGCGACCACGACCATCGTCGCTCAGCATTCGAACAAATGTCTGGATGTTCGCGGTGGGCCCACGGCCACCGCGGATGGCGCGCTGATCGAACAATGGAGTTGCAGTGGCGAGGCCAACCAGGCATGGACGCTGACCGACAAGGGCAACGGCCAATATCAACTGGTCGCGAGCAGCAGCGGCAAATGCGTCGAGGTGATCAATGGCGCGACCGCGAATGGAGCGGGAATCCAGCAAGCGACCTGCTCGGGCCTGGCCAGACAACTCTGGAATCTCAGGAGCAAGGGGTCGGGCCGGTACGAAATCGTCGCCGTTTCCGGGGGACGCTGCCTGGATGTGACCGGCGGCCCCACCGCCACCGGGGATGGCGTACTGACCGAGCTATGGGATTGCACCGGCGAGGCCAACCAGTCGTGGGCGCTGACGCTTCCGCCCTCGACCTCGACCTCCGCGAAACCGCTCGTGGCGAGGCACTCCGGCAAGTGCATGGGAGTGAGGGGCGGGGTGACGGCCACCGCCAACGGCGACCGCATCGAGCAATGGAGCTGCACCGGCCAGTCCAACCAGGATTGGACGCTGAAGGACATGGGAAGCGGGCAGTACGAGCTCATCGCCAGGAATAGCGGCAAGTGCATCGAGGCGATCAACGGCGGCACCGCCAACCTGACCGGCATCCAGCAGTGGGACTGCACGGGCCAACCCAGGCAATTGTGGAGCATGCAGAGTGCCGGTGCCGCGGGTGAGTACAGGTTCGTCCACGTGCCCAGTGGCCGCTGCCTGGATGTGACCGGCGGCCCCACCGCCACCGGAGATGGCGCGCCGCTGGAGCTCTGGGATTGTACCGGTGAGGCCAACCAGACGTGGACGATCGGTGCGCCGACCACCCCACCGCCCCCTGGTGGCACTCCAGGCCCCTTCGGCCAGGACGCGAGCCTCTATACGCTGACGTTCTCCGACGAATTCGAGGGCACCAGCCTCGACACGAGCAAGTGGGTCGACCATCTCTGGTATCTGCCCTCGGACCCGACCCCGAACTACACGGTCGGTGGCGGCAGCCTCAAGATCTTCCCGGTGGCTGGCACCCCGTACATCCGCGATTACCGGCACATCACGACCGACGGCAAGTACTACCAGACCTATGGCTATTTCGAGATCGAAGCCCGGCTGCCGTATGGAAGGGGGCCGTGGCCGGCGTTCTGGCTCTACAACCACGATTACGCGGATCCCTATCGCCCCGAGATCGACATCATGGAGGCCTATCCCGGAGGCGGTCCGACCAGCGGCTGGTCCAACTCGAGCCTGCGTCCCACGGCGTATGGCGCGACCATCTGGACGGGAGAGCCCGGGGTTCAAGGCGGCGCCAAGATGGTCCAGGC contains:
- a CDS encoding M16 family metallopeptidase, encoding MKVRPSPRSRTAARLVWMMLTAVLLLLVPSGCATSSSSRSEPPLEPPAVRGAFVTYPSGMRLLVNEVPGAAEVSMTVSYRVGATDDPAGKEGLAHLSAFLTLTRHQKHPSLPLQPQLEFEGARIHPSFTHDTTDFILTIPPEKLSRVLSVEAQRMKDPLGQLTEAEFLHQRSLLAERLRQQDLPGGIMTWWLYERLLPGHPYGRVPMGTPESVERLTLEDVRAFVKQHYTPAHAVVVVAGPLSATDAKFEVAQAFVGLTGTDASTPVPPVRRIAPPIPQEPPPGTPMVQLEGPVQSPRLYMAWTMPGVFSGKVFHFQFTRALFEEVLRRELEASPRVLHFEVKDHMTDGMMLLAAQVDVRDTDEAQALVRRVQERLARVLSPDSIDHARRALAAYGNQLLQELAKKIPTDHMAMTLRATGRPDHINIQRQQIQTLITSETELADYLRTYLRPERVRLMLVRPQPAGWHEALARAKKHSNRGDTLRGPHPQELGTAGLERAVAAYRSALSEMPRQHAPLLWAETQTHLGDTLLVLGMRQPGTRLLEEAKAAYQAALEERTRERVPWHWALTQYALGNTLLALESRSPNRAQLQQAVEALRASLEVELPELTPQEWASRQGNLGAALLMLGQHTRNAALLCESRSRYALALSRARGEDPARDTRLEQGLEAGTKLLRHQFGERALRDCMKKTASSP
- a CDS encoding RICIN domain-containing protein; translation: MESFKKLLRRCGTAAVVTGVVFAAPSALAATTTIVAQHSNKCLDVRGGPTATADGALIEQWSCSGEANQAWTLTDKGNGQYQLVASSSGKCVEVINGATANGAGIQQATCSGLARQLWNLRSKGSGRYEIVAVSGGRCLDVTGGPTATGDGVLTELWDCTGEANQSWALTLPPSTSTSAKPLVARHSGKCMGVRGGVTATANGDRIEQWSCTGQSNQDWTLKDMGSGQYELIARNSGKCIEAINGGTANLTGIQQWDCTGQPRQLWSMQSAGAAGEYRFVHVPSGRCLDVTGGPTATGDGAPLELWDCTGEANQTWTIGAPTTPPPPGGTPGPFGQDASLYTLTFSDEFEGTSLDTSKWVDHLWYLPSDPTPNYTVGGGSLKIFPVAGTPYIRDYRHITTDGKYYQTYGYFEIEARLPYGRGPWPAFWLYNHDYADPYRPEIDIMEAYPGGGPTSGWSNSSLRPTAYGATIWTGEPGVQGGAKMVQAGVDLSAGYHKYAVKWEPNRQSFYLDGNLVYTANVSMPDRMYILLSFQFGSASGSGDASTPTGQGNAFDIRYIRAWKFK